The Macadamia integrifolia cultivar HAES 741 chromosome 4, SCU_Mint_v3, whole genome shotgun sequence genome contains the following window.
NNNNNNNNNNNNNNNNNNNNNNNNNNNNNNNNNNNNNNNNNNNNNNNNNNNNNNNNNNNNNNNNNNNNNNNNNNNNNNNNNNNNNNNNNNNNNNNNNNNNNNNNNNNNNNNNNNNNNNNNNNNNNNNNNNNNNNNNNNNNNNNNNNNNNNNNNNNNNNNNNNNNNNNNNNNNNNNNNNNNNNNNNNNNNNNNNNNNNNNNNNNNNNNNNNNNNNNNNNNNNNNNNNNNNNNNNNNNNNNNNNNNNNNNNNNNNNNNNNNNNNNNNNNNNNNNNNNNNNNNNNNNNNNNNNNNNNNNNNNNNNNNNNNNNNNNNNNNNNNNNNNNNNNNNNNNNNNNNNNNNNNNNNNNNNNNNNNNNNNNNNNNNNNNNNNNNNNNNNNNNNNNNNNNNNNNNNNNNNNNNNNNNNNNNNNNNNNNNNNNNNNNNNNNNNNNNNNNNNNNNNNNNNNNNNNNNNNNNNNNNNNNNNNNNNNNNNNNNNNNNNNNNNNNNNNNNNNNNNNNNNNNNNNNNNNNNNNNNNNNNNNNNNNNNNNNNNNNNNNNNNNNNNNNNNNNNNNNNNNNNNNNNNNNNNNNNNNNNNNNNNNNNNNNNNNNNNNNNNNNNNNNNNNNNNNNNNNNNNNNNNNNNNNNNNNNNNNNNNNNNNNNNNNNNNNNNNNNNNNNNNNNNNNNNNNNNNNNNNNNNNNNNNNNNNNNNNNNNNNNNNNNNNNNNNNNNNNNNNNNNNNNNNNNNNNNNNNNNNNNNNNNNNNNNNNNNNNNNNNNNNNNNNNNNNNNNNNNNNNNNNNNNNNNNNNNNNNNNNNNNNNNNNNNNNNNNNNNNNNNNNNNNNNNNNNNNNNNNNNNNNNNNNNNNNNNNNNNNNNNNNNNNNNNNNNNNNNNNNNNNNNNNNNNNNNNNNNNNNNNNNNNNNNNNNNNNNNNNNNNNNNNNNNNNNNNNNNNNNNNNNNNNNNNNNNNNNNNNNNNNNNNNNNNNNNNNNNNNNNNNNNNNNNNNNNNNNNNNNNNNNNNNNNNNNNNNNNNNNNNNNNNNNNNNNNNNNNNNNNNNNNNNNNNNNNNNNNNNNNNNNNNNNNNNNNNNNNNNNNNNNNNNNNNNNNNNNNNNNNNNNNNNNNNNNNNNNNNNNNNNNNNNNNNNNNNNNNNNNNNNNNNNNNNNNNNNNNNNNNNNNNNNNNNNNNNNNNNNNNNNNNNNNNNNNNNNNNNNNNNNNNNNNNNNNNNNNNNNNNNNNNNNNNNNNNNNNNNNNNNNNNNNNNNNNNNNNNNNNNNNNNNNNNNNNNNNNNNNNNNNNNNNNNNNNNNNNNNNNNNNNNNNNNNNNNNNNNNNNNNNNNNNNNNNNNNNNNNNNNNNNNNNNNNNNNNNNNNNNNNNNNNNNNNNNNNNNNNNNNNNNNNNNNNNNNNNNNNNNNNNNNNNNNNNNNNNNNNNNNNNNNNNNNNNNNNNNNNNNNNNNNNNNNNNNNNNNNNNNNNNNNNNNNNNNNNNNNNNNNNNNNNNNNNNNNNNNNNNNNNNNNNNNNNNNNNNNNNNNNNNNNNNNNNNNNNNNNNNNNNNNNNNNNNNNNNNNNNNNNNNNNNNNNNNNNNNNNNNNNNNNNNNNNNNNNNNNNNNNNNNNNNNNNNNNNNNNNNNNNNNNNNNNNNNNNNNNNNNNNNNNNNNNNNNNNNNNNNNNNNNNNNNNNNNNNNNNNNNNNNNNNNNNNNNNNNNNNNNNNNNNNNNNNNNNNNNNNNNNNNNNNNNNNNNNNNNNNNNNNNNNNNNNNNNNNNNNNNNNNNNNNNNNNNNNNNNNNNNNNNNNNNNNNNNNNNNNNNNNNNNNNNNNNNNNNNNNNNNNNNNNNNNNNNNNNNNNNNNNNNNNNNNNNNNNNNNNNNNNNNNNNNNNNNNNNNNNNNNNNNNNNNNNNNNNNNNNNNNNNNNNNNNNNNNNNNNNNNNNNNNNNNNNNNNNNNNNNNNNNNNNNNNNNNNNNNNNNNNNNNNNNNNNNNNNNNNNNNNNNNNNNNNNNNNNNNNNNNNNNNNNNNNNNNNNNNNNNNNNNNNNNNNNNNNNNNNNNNAACAGGTTGTAAGTGTGTATTTTTGGTGTGGTGTATTTAGTCCTAATTCAATATAGTAATGacatttttgggattttttatttttttttttttttggtctcttCACATGTACTActttattatataatttttaacattttgaaaatccttttttacTGCTACATTGAATCACTTTTGGAAATAAATTCGTTTCAGACGGggatattgaaaaaataattcaGCTTAAGGTTAAGTAATGTTTataatgataacaaacaaatgcTTCCAGCAGTTTAAGTCATTAAACAAAGATTTCTCATCGATTAAGAGCAATGGATAATGCGTAGGATAATACCAACGAGCCCAAGATGAAGTAACCCACCACTCTAGTGGGACCCACATCTTCTGGTTCCTGTAACGCATAGAAAATCAAGTTTTAATCATCAATCAGAAGGTCTAAAACCTAAATAGAAAATTCTGGAGttttttcttaaaagaaaaCACAAATTCTAGAGTCGCTAGGCCGCGAACTCTTGCattaaaattcttaaattaacTCTGGTCCCTTCTCGCAGTCCGCAAGCTCCTGCATTGCCCCTGCATCTCTCCCCTCTTCCCCACCCTTTGCATCTCACTGTCCTCAATGTTCCATGGCTCTATTGGCACCCAAACCCAAGTTTAGGGAGAGAACTTTTAAGATAAGTACAGTGAACAAGAGTATCACAATAAAACCTTGAATCATCCGTTGAAATTACTCTTGAAAACCAggttcttcacttcttcttcctttcttttgtgcAACAGAGAATTTCCAAATGAGAGATGCAGGGAGAGGGGTGAAAGCAATATGCCGGGTTGATACAAGAGAGGGCTGAGGTCGATCATAGCAGATGGGCAGAGGGGTGGGCAGTTTAGGAATTGTAATGCATCAAAATAGGTATTCTGGGGGAATttaaaaaaaggttttggataGGGGAATTTGAATAACTAGAGGGCAAGTATAAAGGAAAGATTAATTTTCGCATGAAAAGAGCTTGAACTGGATTACGGCATATTTTTGGACTTTGGTAAGGTCCCAAAGCCAATTAACGGGACAAACTAGTCAAGATCAGCCAAAGCTAATGCCAGAAACGCggccaaatttgagaaaactagttCTTACAATAACTGATCAAAAATTAGGctgattgacattttgaagttGTTTGACCATGTTTGTTTCGAACAAGTGAACCAACCTCCCTCCTATCAACTATCAAATGACAAATCTTCGCCCCCTGCTGTGGGAGGGAGAGATAGACAAAGAAGGCGATATCGTACAATGTGTAATGGACAGGGAACTCAACCACCACACccctcaccaaaaaaaaaaaaaaaaactctgaagCTCTTGTGATTATACTTAACGTACGATACAAATTCCGAAGGATAAGAATTCaatccttcctttttcttttaggctccgtttggttgcaatgaaaatttaaagggaaggaaagtgaaattttcatactttaaataaaaatgtttaTAGTCATtacccatatgattgtataaactacttcattttttaaccatatttagtaataatgtatttttcatgtaatttttattttacatattatagcaaagggttttggttgcaaagtaaagtgaaattttataaccaaatatagaaaGATTTGAAGTTACTGTTAaaatcacatgggtaatgaattaatgattacatatatttcttttttaagtatgaaaatttcacttcctttttcttttattcccctcacaaccaaacatagccttatacTATCTATTTCAAATACACTCAATGGGACATGAATATAAAAGCCACAGGTTGGCGCATAGGAGTTCTGGTGGAAACCggcaaacaacaacaaagcagCTGGACAGAAGTGAACATATAGGTTGCATGTAAAACTGGGGTTGTAGACTTAAAGCAGATGGAGATCTTCAACATCTGGCCATGGAATTTTCTTCCACTAGTGCAACATTTAAAAGAGCTTTTGAACTCTTTTCCTGTCAATACTGCTCCTCCATAAAGGAGCTTTAAACAAGAAATAAGATGTCCAAGACTACGATGGATTTTTTCAATATTACCCTCTTCCACACCATCCGTTCTCTACTTCTCTTGCCTACCCAAGCAATAGAGATTTTTTCAATAAGCCTTTTTTGGCGGGAAATGTCTGGTTTGGTTTTCCCTTTCCACCTTTTCAATTCAGGGCTGCAACCTATCAATCCATTCAGAAACGTAAATGCAGAGAAGGATTATAGTAGGGTGCACACCTGCGGCGGTGGAGTCTCGGGTGATGTTGATTTTGTTATGTCAACCTCGAAAGGCCAGAGATATTTGTCTGGTTTCTCAGCCCTTGCCAAGCTCCAGTCATATAATCTCCTTTCCTGTTCCGAGGACAGAATTGAATACGATtcctaagaacaaaaaaaagaataccaGATTCAGATTTCAGGAGAAGgataaacaaaaatataaataagaagaaagaaatcaacTATATGGAAAGATGGTCAAGATCTGAATTCGGAAGGGAATGGATAAATCCAACCTTTAAGAGATCCAGTTTCTTGGTGAAATCCTCTTCATCCGGTCCTTGATTCATGAGTTCCTCATATTTGTTCTTATATGCAACTGTTACCTAAAGGAGGAGAGAATCACATTGTTTGCGGCTTAGCGATTCAAAATGCTGGAAATCCAACCCAATGAGATCAACGGAAGACTAAACTGGCTTCAATAATGAACTTTTAACggaaattataaaatttaaatCGTTTAAACAAAGGAATTGAATTGAAGCAAATCTACGATTATTCTAAAAATCAATAATAAGGTCAATCACAAAGTTAGAACAGAAGTATAGTTAATTATTCAAGTTAAGAATATCAGGTGAAGAAATTTGATTGATCGAAGCAGTAAACAAATATCGTTGTGAAAATCAATTGCGAAGCTAATTGGAGTGCCAATAGAAACGGAAATCAATCAAACGAAAGAAGTCTAAGAGAAGAAATTCGATTGAAGCAGTAAACCTCTCAAATCTCAATCGTCGTGAAAGAGTAAAATCAGAGAGTTCCGACCTCCTTATAGGGACATCCTCTTTGAAGTCCAAGTCTACCGTAGTGATCTACCTCAGTAATTGCTGCACTCTAAACCACGAATTGATCAATGAAATCGCAATCCGAGAAGAATAACATGTGAAACCGTAAGATTAACCAAAATATGTAGTGATTTTTCATTACCGATGCCGCGAAGAGCCTTTTCGACATTCAAAGCGGAGATGATAGAAGGAGGAGATTTAGTCGCTTCAACAGAACTCTGCGATTCCGATtccaattccgtttctgttttcgTTTCCGTTTCCGTTTCCGTTTCCGTCGCAGTCTCTTGTGAACCATCACCTGAACTCTTCATCGTCATATAGTTTCGTTGTTGCTGTTTCACGGGAAACCTAACGGAATGTGGAAGGAGAAAGCCAAGTTTCGGTGTCGAATACTGAAATCCATTAGGATCTCTCCAGGTAATGTAAGGAGTTGCAGTGGTTGAATACACCGCCATGGACACCTTCTGTGAATCACTTTCAGTCAGTTCCCCAACTCCAGCTTTACCAATCGttgatcgagagagagagagagagagagagaaagagcagtGGAAGATGATGTGTCGAAGAAGGGCCGTGGGGATAAGGAAATAATTTTCAACCTGTCCAGTGCTATCCAAGTTACTCGGCCAGGAATTCGATTGAGGTTGCCTTTTGCCACATATGAGCGTGCCTGAATATTCCATCCCAAGCTGCCACGTggcaatttatttttaaatgatctGGCATTATTCAGTATGGAGTTGAACAGAAATTTTATTGCAAGGTGGTGCATGACGAGCGCAAGGCCTCAGGATTCCATGCATCAAGGGGCCAAG
Protein-coding sequences here:
- the LOC122076201 gene encoding NAD(P)H-quinone oxidoreductase subunit U, chloroplastic, translating into MAVYSTTATPYITWRDPNGFQYSTPKLGFLLPHSVRFPVKQQQRNYMTMKSSGDGSQETATETETETETKTETELESESQSSVEATKSPPSIISALNVEKALRGIAITEVDHYGRLGLQRGCPYKEVTVAYKNKYEELMNQGPDEEDFTKKLDLLKESYSILSSEQERRLYDWSLARAEKPDKYLWPFEVDITKSTSPETPPPQEPEDVGPTRVVGYFILGSLVLSYALSIALNR